In Synechococcus sp. CB0101, a genomic segment contains:
- a CDS encoding esterase-like activity of phytase family protein: MTDWLPPLLLGPGWGLISQLLPCPLAAGWTVQQDLPLPAPGGGYSAIQIEPATHRVWLLSDLPEGELSSWTLPLEGRQPRRIRSLQLQVPPSVTQQLDSEGLVIEADQAWIATEGRRSPEREPQLLRFSLSNGNLQASFPLPPAWQQGLESNAGPESLARLSRSSEPLALLMAAERPLRQDPANQVRLLRWHWPAGRDPQRDPPETSEQGALAAPAGGDWGLTDLVVLHPAGPQPPLLLTLWRRYQDPLQWSNQLRLYRLPRAQNLEQPLQQWDLQTSGLTPENWEGLSMGPTLSPGQPSLMLVSDDNRNPFQTTRLALLRPRRSSQCTPEQAGSERR, translated from the coding sequence ATGACTGACTGGCTGCCGCCACTGCTGCTGGGGCCCGGCTGGGGACTGATCAGCCAGCTTCTGCCCTGCCCATTGGCAGCGGGTTGGACTGTTCAGCAGGATCTGCCCTTGCCGGCTCCAGGTGGCGGCTATTCCGCAATCCAAATCGAACCCGCCACGCATCGCGTCTGGCTGTTGAGCGACCTGCCGGAAGGCGAGCTCAGCTCCTGGACGTTGCCATTGGAAGGGCGCCAACCCCGCCGCATCAGGAGCCTGCAACTCCAAGTGCCGCCATCGGTGACCCAACAATTGGATAGCGAAGGCCTGGTGATCGAGGCTGATCAGGCCTGGATCGCCACCGAAGGCCGGCGCAGCCCTGAGCGCGAACCGCAGCTGTTGCGGTTCTCCCTCAGCAACGGAAACCTCCAGGCCTCATTCCCCCTGCCCCCAGCCTGGCAACAAGGCCTAGAAAGCAATGCAGGTCCGGAGTCATTGGCACGGCTCAGCCGCTCCAGCGAACCCCTGGCCCTGCTGATGGCCGCGGAGCGACCGCTCCGCCAGGACCCTGCGAATCAGGTTCGCTTGCTGCGCTGGCACTGGCCCGCCGGCCGCGACCCACAGCGAGATCCGCCAGAGACCAGCGAGCAGGGCGCGTTGGCCGCGCCGGCGGGGGGCGACTGGGGGCTGACCGATCTTGTGGTGCTGCATCCGGCTGGGCCACAGCCACCCCTGCTGCTCACCCTCTGGCGCCGCTACCAAGACCCCTTGCAATGGAGCAATCAACTGCGCCTGTATCGGCTCCCCAGGGCACAAAATCTGGAGCAGCCCTTGCAGCAGTGGGATCTGCAAACGAGCGGCTTGACTCCGGAAAACTGGGAAGGCCTCAGCATGGGTCCCACGCTGTCGCCTGGACAACCGAGCCTGATGCTGGTGAGCGACGACAATCGCAATCCCTTCCAGACCACCCGGTTGGCACTCCTACGGCCACGTCGCTCCAGCCAGTGCACGCCGGAGCAGGCAGGAAGCGAGCGCAGATGA
- a CDS encoding Crp/Fnr family transcriptional regulator: MNSGLLHTMQALASSLPLRVLAPGELLFEAGEPGDSIFCVISGSVELRWGADGMEQFGPGEVVGVGALVSDNHRRHGTARALEASELIEMGREQFLFAVQETPMFAIELMASLERRLHRLEDE; the protein is encoded by the coding sequence ATGAACTCTGGTCTGCTTCACACCATGCAGGCCCTGGCCAGCAGCTTGCCCCTGCGTGTTCTGGCGCCGGGCGAGCTGTTGTTTGAAGCGGGTGAACCGGGTGATTCGATCTTCTGTGTAATCAGCGGCTCGGTTGAGCTGCGTTGGGGCGCTGATGGGATGGAGCAGTTTGGTCCGGGCGAGGTGGTTGGGGTCGGTGCTTTGGTGAGCGACAACCATCGCCGGCACGGCACTGCTCGGGCATTGGAGGCCAGCGAGCTGATCGAAATGGGCCGTGAGCAGTTTTTGTTTGCGGTGCAGGAAACGCCCATGTTTGCCATCGAACTGATGGCCAGCCTCGAGCGCCGTTTGCACCGCTTAGAGGATGAATAG
- the corA gene encoding magnesium/cobalt transporter CorA, whose translation MQSLPQLRPTPGSLDSRRLEERPGQMPNSLYLAGGRAPTSFSALVLWPEGPQLCRLISQQQLQDLLSQRVPIWLRITGMGQPHLIREALELCRIPSAFSPLVLDTPQSTRVDSMGDVIAVVLHRLRFSRDPLNLVSDQVSMLLTHNCLISIEEAPSGEPFASLTDWLMHKTPVAAAEDLDDLLHYMVDNILDGIFPMLEQMANRLDDLEEAALRDPRPRVLTRAYQLRTNLRRIRQQLWPLRHQILLFLRQNQPVMGPDGLLGFQEMAQNVEQIFDSCEILRHQCDAVTEAHMASTGNRMNQIMKTLTIVSTIFAPLTFIAGIYGMNFDNMPELHWRYGYIASLVLMGAIATIQALYLWRRGWFEDWTAPRR comes from the coding sequence ATGCAAAGCCTCCCCCAACTGAGGCCAACGCCGGGCTCGCTCGACTCACGGCGGCTGGAAGAGCGACCGGGCCAGATGCCCAACAGCCTGTACCTGGCCGGCGGGCGCGCACCCACGAGCTTCTCCGCCTTGGTGCTGTGGCCAGAGGGTCCACAGCTCTGCCGGCTGATCAGCCAACAGCAACTGCAGGATCTCCTCAGCCAACGGGTGCCGATCTGGCTGCGGATCACTGGCATGGGGCAACCGCACCTGATCCGCGAGGCCCTCGAGCTATGCCGGATCCCCTCAGCCTTCAGCCCGCTGGTGCTCGACACCCCACAATCCACCCGAGTGGATTCCATGGGCGATGTGATCGCCGTGGTGCTGCACCGGCTGCGCTTCTCCAGAGATCCCCTCAACCTTGTGAGTGATCAAGTGAGCATGCTGCTCACCCACAACTGCCTGATTTCGATTGAAGAGGCACCAAGCGGTGAACCATTTGCCTCGCTCACCGATTGGCTGATGCACAAAACGCCAGTGGCCGCCGCTGAAGACCTCGACGATCTGCTCCACTACATGGTGGACAACATCCTCGATGGCATCTTCCCGATGCTCGAGCAGATGGCTAACCGGCTGGATGACCTGGAAGAGGCGGCCCTGCGCGATCCCCGGCCTCGGGTGTTAACGCGCGCCTACCAACTGCGAACGAACCTGAGGCGCATCCGCCAGCAATTGTGGCCGCTGCGCCATCAGATCCTGCTGTTTTTACGCCAGAACCAACCGGTGATGGGGCCCGATGGCCTGCTGGGGTTCCAGGAGATGGCCCAAAACGTGGAGCAGATTTTTGACAGCTGTGAAATCCTGCGCCATCAGTGCGATGCGGTGACCGAGGCGCATATGGCGAGCACCGGCAATCGCATGAACCAGATCATGAAAACGCTCACGATCGTTTCCACGATCTTTGCCCCGCTCACGTTCATCGCCGGGATCTATGGCATGAACTTCGACAACATGCCCGAGCTGCACTGGCGTTACGGCTACATCGCCTCACTCGTGCTCATGGGTGCGATTGCCACGATCCAGGCGCTCTACCTCTGGCGGCGCGGCTGGTTTGAGGATTGGACCGCACCGCGGCGTTGA
- a CDS encoding alkaline phosphatase PhoX, with protein sequence MPSDGLDAAQQRLSYQRTTLHDRVDVPAGFRADVLLSWGDPLGEGVMGFNNDYLAFTPLNPDRALLTINFEYISALTWREGYLDAHGTNLPFAALEERLKEAGGRAHIPALPADAALRTLAVQVASAALEDLGIGVASLRRETGGGWRHEPTALERRIHGLSGLKNPSQRLRSTGPAAAVFRRRNRLGYDDGLGDQIIGTFANCAGGQTPWGTVLSAEENFQTQVPEAVYADGSSADPAGCPFQFSRQRIGGLGNPFGLAGNKYGWMVEVDPQNPNQPAIKHTWLGRFRHEAVAVRAKAGEPLIVYSACDRHSGHLYRFVSRERVFDPQDPDNSRLLENGRLEVAQLAADGTGRWLLLAPQTAVAPLNPSHYERFGSPSSVEVPHRDRSRAGAERLRTDADRQRYCAQFQTLADLYSGEGDEQQGAILIDAHLAANAIGATPTARPEDTDLDPISGDLLITFTMGGSDETGNPDPAIFRGPKGETPWPFGWVMRMTDAPADNTKPGGSLQWRMAATGGTPWEGGLGFANPDNLAIDRQGNVWMVTDRSFSSAQSDVFGKNACWILPRTASAQQEAVLFANGPIEAELCGPCFDPEEHTLFLAVQHPGEQHGCHQRQQIEHQAFTLEDRSGQRFDQLRTVPLGSNWPSGCRAARQGPRS encoded by the coding sequence TTGCCCAGCGATGGGCTCGATGCCGCCCAGCAACGCCTGAGCTATCAACGCACCACACTCCACGACCGGGTCGACGTACCCGCCGGATTCCGCGCCGATGTGTTGCTGAGCTGGGGAGATCCGCTTGGCGAGGGCGTGATGGGCTTCAACAACGACTACCTCGCCTTCACGCCCTTGAATCCAGATCGTGCTTTGCTCACGATCAACTTCGAATACATCAGTGCACTGACCTGGCGCGAGGGCTATCTCGACGCCCATGGCACCAACCTGCCGTTTGCAGCACTGGAGGAACGTCTCAAGGAGGCCGGTGGTCGAGCCCACATCCCCGCGCTTCCGGCAGATGCCGCGTTGCGCACCCTGGCGGTGCAAGTGGCCTCGGCCGCTCTCGAAGATCTCGGAATTGGTGTGGCCAGCCTGCGGCGCGAAACAGGCGGGGGTTGGCGCCATGAACCCACAGCGCTGGAGCGACGGATCCATGGCCTGAGCGGCCTGAAGAATCCAAGCCAAAGATTGCGCAGCACCGGGCCGGCAGCGGCGGTGTTTCGCCGGCGCAATCGCCTGGGCTACGACGACGGCCTCGGCGATCAGATCATCGGCACTTTCGCCAACTGCGCCGGAGGACAAACACCCTGGGGAACCGTGCTATCGGCCGAAGAAAATTTCCAAACCCAGGTGCCCGAAGCGGTATACGCCGATGGCAGCTCGGCAGACCCAGCGGGATGCCCCTTCCAATTCAGTCGCCAACGCATTGGGGGCCTGGGGAATCCCTTTGGACTGGCCGGCAACAAATACGGCTGGATGGTGGAAGTTGATCCCCAGAATCCCAACCAACCAGCGATCAAGCACACCTGGCTGGGGCGCTTCCGTCATGAAGCGGTGGCCGTACGCGCCAAGGCCGGTGAGCCGCTGATCGTCTACTCAGCCTGCGATCGGCACAGCGGGCACCTCTACCGCTTCGTGAGCCGCGAGCGGGTGTTCGATCCCCAGGATCCTGATAACTCACGGCTCCTGGAAAACGGACGACTGGAGGTGGCGCAGCTCGCTGCGGATGGCACAGGACGCTGGCTGCTGCTGGCTCCGCAGACGGCGGTTGCCCCCCTCAACCCTTCGCATTACGAACGGTTCGGCAGTCCATCCAGCGTGGAGGTTCCCCACCGTGATCGCAGCCGTGCCGGAGCCGAACGTCTACGCACAGACGCCGATCGACAGCGCTACTGCGCCCAATTCCAGACATTGGCTGATCTCTACAGCGGCGAGGGCGATGAACAGCAGGGGGCGATCCTGATCGATGCCCATCTGGCGGCCAACGCGATCGGTGCCACCCCGACAGCCCGGCCGGAAGATACCGACCTCGATCCCATCAGCGGCGATCTGTTGATCACCTTCACCATGGGTGGATCCGATGAAACGGGCAATCCTGACCCCGCCATCTTCCGTGGTCCAAAGGGTGAAACGCCCTGGCCATTCGGTTGGGTGATGCGAATGACCGACGCTCCAGCCGACAACACCAAACCCGGCGGCAGCCTGCAATGGCGGATGGCCGCCACCGGTGGAACGCCGTGGGAGGGAGGCCTGGGATTTGCCAACCCCGACAACCTGGCCATCGATCGTCAGGGCAATGTCTGGATGGTGACTGATCGATCCTTTAGCAGTGCTCAAAGCGACGTCTTTGGCAAGAACGCCTGTTGGATCCTCCCCCGAACTGCATCAGCACAACAGGAAGCTGTGCTGTTTGCCAACGGTCCGATCGAAGCCGAGCTCTGCGGGCCCTGTTTTGACCCCGAGGAACACACGCTGTTCCTGGCGGTGCAGCATCCAGGCGAACAACACGGCTGTCACCAACGTCAGCAGATCGAACACCAAGCCTTCACCTTGGAAGATCGTTCGGGTCAACGCTTTGATCAGCTACGAACGGTGCCACTGGGGTCGAACTGGCCTTCGGGGTGCCGGGCCGCGCGCCAAGGCCCGCGATCGTGA
- a CDS encoding CHAD domain-containing protein translates to MGDLDHAVLSGGESCGAYASFLLEQRARRLVALQLDVLADRDPEPLHQLRVCCRQIRSTVEQFQAALELPEQVSAQRLARIGSDLGLARDLDVMRDQLQQRWLPLLPEREQAPLRKVLKQLKRERKLAFAITTDTLKGRRYLKLLARLQAWLREPSITPMGAEPIADWMPELQQVVLAGLFTLPGWWVERPHEEEGAQALHQLRRRIKRARYGLVNLSALAPELDEPWLHQLKQMQTTLGELQDLRVLMHALERLLEERPDAALPSLCSLILEARDQAWSSWLAASAELRTAPGRHRLLSLALNR, encoded by the coding sequence GTGGGCGATCTCGATCACGCTGTGCTGTCCGGTGGAGAGAGTTGTGGCGCCTATGCGTCGTTTCTGCTCGAGCAACGGGCGCGCCGTTTGGTGGCCTTGCAGCTGGATGTGCTGGCTGACCGCGATCCTGAGCCGCTGCACCAACTGAGGGTGTGCTGCCGTCAGATCCGCAGCACGGTGGAGCAATTCCAGGCCGCCCTGGAGTTGCCCGAGCAGGTGAGCGCCCAGCGCCTAGCCCGGATCGGTTCCGATCTCGGCCTGGCCCGCGATCTCGATGTGATGCGCGATCAGCTGCAGCAGCGCTGGTTGCCTCTGCTGCCGGAGCGGGAGCAGGCCCCCCTGCGCAAAGTGCTCAAACAGCTGAAGCGCGAACGCAAGCTGGCCTTCGCGATCACCACCGACACCCTCAAAGGGCGCCGCTATCTGAAGCTCCTGGCCCGGCTGCAGGCCTGGTTGCGAGAGCCTTCGATCACCCCGATGGGTGCTGAGCCGATCGCGGATTGGATGCCTGAGCTGCAGCAGGTGGTGTTGGCTGGCCTGTTCACGCTTCCCGGCTGGTGGGTGGAGCGACCCCACGAGGAGGAGGGGGCCCAGGCCTTGCATCAGCTGCGGCGCCGCATCAAGCGTGCTCGCTATGGCCTGGTCAATCTCAGCGCGTTGGCCCCGGAGCTTGATGAGCCCTGGCTACATCAGCTCAAGCAGATGCAGACCACCCTCGGTGAGCTGCAAGACCTGCGCGTGCTGATGCACGCCCTCGAGCGCCTGCTTGAGGAGCGCCCGGATGCGGCGCTGCCCAGCCTCTGCAGCCTGATCCTCGAGGCCCGTGATCAGGCTTGGAGCAGCTGGCTGGCTGCCTCGGCTGAGCTGCGCACGGCACCGGGGCGGCACCGCCTGCTGAGCCTGGCGCTCAACCGCTAA
- a CDS encoding NAD-binding protein encodes MSIGDGAVLICGLGALGQACLERLLPFDVPLRAVDLHSPQWRRADLSQRISLVVQGDMRQAQVLERAGVRQCRSVLLLSADSQVNLEAALQVRVLNPDADVVVRSRSGEQSIGQLLEQRLPKVAVVDPLVLTAGAVASAVQPHEGLIQLDTHGEDETISVVSQAEAATALACRRMRANGGAPSDLWITVRQRGSAVQHAKGSNWWQLPIKILRWQPRWRSLAWQPMSWVAPLVLAAIVLGLALFSGQAGSWQRALLITLGLLQGEFVDPVMLLSQRSLWHLLAGLSYALLGTLLTSALVALILERLLTERLGLRRRDRVKGGSRQVVIVDGPEVVEPIRTLLGSERIGVQTASLSEGMTALDRELERLNNSQVVGIGLLSNHLLSNVHAALALQQKDPTCRLAVLAHAMEASDQLGQMLGGVTVISAVDLAADALVATAFGERVERVLQIKGVNHLVVRYRIEPDDQLCGLTVARVENGYGMTVLRHQRQHRPQARAIPPLDWSLLAGDAITVLATLDSLRRVECGDREPPQWCVELRCQPHPHERFVVQQCLARYLDLAPGQVQGWLDGHWKRSKPLDRDLAELMERELQRLRVQTRLCRADAPSHPGSSHD; translated from the coding sequence GTGTCGATCGGGGATGGGGCTGTTCTGATCTGCGGGCTGGGTGCGCTGGGTCAGGCTTGTCTGGAACGTCTGCTGCCCTTCGACGTGCCGCTGAGGGCGGTTGACTTGCACTCTCCTCAATGGCGGCGAGCGGACCTCAGCCAACGGATCAGCCTGGTGGTGCAAGGGGATATGCGCCAGGCCCAGGTGCTCGAGCGCGCGGGGGTGCGCCAGTGCCGATCCGTGTTGCTGCTCAGCGCCGATAGCCAGGTGAATCTTGAGGCCGCCCTGCAGGTGCGCGTTTTAAATCCGGATGCCGACGTGGTGGTCCGCTCCAGATCCGGTGAGCAATCCATCGGCCAGCTTCTGGAGCAACGGCTCCCCAAAGTGGCGGTTGTCGACCCCCTGGTGCTCACCGCCGGAGCCGTGGCGAGTGCTGTGCAACCCCATGAGGGATTGATTCAGCTCGACACCCACGGCGAAGACGAAACCATCAGCGTGGTGAGCCAAGCGGAAGCAGCGACTGCCCTGGCCTGCAGGCGAATGCGCGCCAACGGCGGTGCCCCATCCGACCTCTGGATCACCGTGCGCCAAAGGGGCAGCGCTGTGCAACACGCCAAAGGCTCCAACTGGTGGCAACTGCCAATCAAGATCCTGCGCTGGCAACCGCGCTGGCGCTCCCTGGCGTGGCAACCGATGAGCTGGGTGGCTCCACTCGTTCTCGCCGCCATCGTGCTGGGCCTGGCCCTGTTCTCCGGGCAGGCGGGGAGTTGGCAGCGGGCGCTGTTGATCACCCTGGGGCTGTTGCAGGGTGAATTCGTTGACCCCGTGATGCTGCTGAGTCAGCGCAGCCTGTGGCATTTGCTGGCTGGGCTCAGTTATGCCCTCCTGGGAACCCTGCTCACATCGGCCCTGGTGGCCCTGATCCTCGAGCGCCTGCTCACAGAGCGCTTGGGCTTACGCCGCCGGGACCGTGTCAAAGGCGGCAGCCGACAGGTGGTGATCGTGGATGGGCCAGAGGTGGTGGAGCCGATTCGAACGCTGCTGGGAAGCGAACGCATCGGTGTTCAAACCGCCAGCCTCAGCGAGGGGATGACCGCTCTCGATCGTGAACTGGAGCGCTTGAACAACAGCCAGGTGGTGGGGATTGGACTGCTGAGCAACCACTTGCTGAGCAACGTGCATGCTGCCCTGGCCCTGCAACAGAAGGATCCAACATGCAGGCTCGCCGTGCTCGCCCATGCGATGGAAGCGAGCGATCAACTCGGGCAAATGCTCGGTGGGGTCACGGTGATCTCGGCGGTGGATCTGGCCGCTGACGCACTGGTGGCAACAGCCTTTGGTGAACGCGTTGAGCGGGTGTTGCAGATCAAAGGCGTGAACCACCTGGTGGTGCGCTACAGGATTGAGCCGGATGATCAGCTGTGCGGGCTCACAGTCGCGCGGGTGGAAAACGGCTACGGCATGACGGTGTTGCGTCACCAGCGCCAGCATCGTCCACAGGCCCGCGCGATTCCGCCCCTGGATTGGTCGTTGTTGGCGGGGGATGCCATCACCGTGCTCGCCACCCTCGACAGCCTCCGGCGCGTGGAGTGCGGTGATCGCGAACCGCCGCAGTGGTGTGTGGAGCTGCGCTGCCAGCCCCATCCCCATGAGCGCTTTGTGGTGCAGCAATGTCTCGCCCGCTATCTCGATCTGGCACCTGGACAAGTGCAAGGCTGGCTCGACGGCCACTGGAAACGAAGCAAACCCCTCGATCGCGATCTGGCGGAGCTGATGGAACGGGAATTGCAACGCCTGCGGGTGCAAACGCGACTGTGCCGAGCCGACGCCCCCAGTCATCCCGGCAGCAGCCATGACTGA
- a CDS encoding Crp/Fnr family transcriptional regulator: MVYTPSGQQGLRSSLEDVYQRRDLVHLGAGSKVPLLRNHVWLVTRGMVKLSCMNEQGDDLLLGLAGPNEIFGEPLTNIDLYEATTIGDSDLLCLPMDEIESTPHLAITLVKAMTSRMRQSEALIALLGLRRIEERVRGFLELLAQDYGQPCDQGLLLNLRLTHQDIANALSTTRVTVTRVLGLLREEGWLQLDDQRQLVVSHLPRG, from the coding sequence ATGGTTTACACGCCAAGCGGTCAGCAAGGTCTTCGCAGCTCGCTCGAAGATGTTTATCAGCGCCGCGATCTGGTGCATCTGGGAGCCGGTAGCAAGGTTCCTCTGCTGCGCAATCACGTGTGGTTGGTGACCCGCGGCATGGTCAAGCTCAGCTGCATGAATGAGCAGGGCGACGACCTGCTGCTGGGTCTGGCTGGCCCCAACGAGATCTTTGGTGAACCCCTCACCAACATTGATCTCTATGAGGCCACCACCATCGGCGACAGCGATCTGCTCTGTCTGCCGATGGATGAGATCGAATCCACGCCGCATCTGGCCATCACCCTGGTGAAGGCGATGACCAGCCGCATGCGTCAGTCGGAAGCGCTGATTGCGCTGCTCGGCCTGCGCCGCATCGAAGAGCGGGTGCGCGGATTCCTTGAGCTGCTCGCCCAGGATTACGGCCAGCCCTGCGATCAGGGTCTGCTGCTCAACCTGCGCCTCACCCATCAGGACATCGCCAATGCCCTGAGCACCACCCGCGTCACTGTGACCCGGGTGCTGGGGCTGCTGCGGGAAGAGGGTTGGCTGCAGCTCGACGACCAGCGTCAGCTGGTGGTGAGCCACCTGCCGCGGGGCTGA